The following proteins are encoded in a genomic region of Flammeovirga pectinis:
- a CDS encoding MerC domain-containing protein: MNSLTLKSDFLGALTSFLCLLHCIATPFLFIVDSCNTSGCCEASPVWWKQFDLLFVFISFIAVYRSIKLSKKQLIQSLFAISWLGLFFIVLNEQLQFISLHENLIFVPSISLIVLHIYNKRDCRCSGKTCCG; encoded by the coding sequence ATGAATTCATTGACATTAAAATCAGACTTTTTAGGAGCTCTTACTAGTTTTTTATGTTTGCTGCATTGTATAGCAACCCCCTTTTTATTTATAGTAGATAGTTGTAATACAAGTGGATGTTGTGAGGCTTCGCCTGTTTGGTGGAAACAATTTGATTTATTATTTGTCTTTATTTCATTTATAGCCGTTTATCGATCTATCAAATTAAGTAAGAAGCAGCTTATTCAAAGTTTATTTGCCATAAGTTGGTTAGGTTTATTCTTTATTGTTTTGAATGAGCAACTTCAGTTTATCAGCTTGCACGAAAATTTAATTTTTGTTCCTTCCATCTCTCTTATAGTTCTTCATATTTATAATAAAAGAGATTGCCGTTGTAGCGGTAAAACATGTTGTGGGTAA
- a CDS encoding Fic family protein — protein MDLGLHFIFPYFVNMEELYKYNHEDWPNFMFDESKVFRQLALVMEAYGFIKGRFKDVNIDARNEVIITALSDEVFANAEIEGQILNKEDIRNSVKKSFGYSHTKKKFISDNNVEVFADAILHADEKLTHESLYKWHKTYFPNGLSDGESIVAGEYTKERMQIRSGNKVIYIAPEVKMIRREMNSFIAWFNTESSIHPFIKSAIAHLWYEIIHPFEDGNGRIGRNLVDKILANSFSDSIRTIGFSSYISRNKGEYYRQLEFNSKGNMDITSFILYFLGAIQGAIELSNQKLDKLLKRDNFWKKYTQVKFNNRQIKVINKMLEDDFEGGMNNRKWSRMTKCSFQTATRDIEYLIGLGILVKSSAGDRNKNFVLK, from the coding sequence ATGGATTTAGGTTTACATTTTATATTTCCATATTTTGTGAATATGGAAGAGCTGTATAAATATAATCACGAAGATTGGCCAAATTTTATGTTTGATGAAAGTAAAGTATTTCGTCAATTAGCCTTAGTAATGGAAGCTTATGGCTTTATCAAAGGTCGTTTTAAAGATGTCAATATTGATGCAAGAAATGAAGTAATCATCACGGCTTTGTCAGATGAGGTATTTGCGAATGCTGAGATCGAAGGGCAGATTTTAAATAAAGAGGATATTCGTAATTCGGTGAAGAAATCTTTTGGATACTCACACACAAAGAAAAAGTTTATCTCAGATAATAATGTGGAAGTTTTTGCCGATGCAATTCTTCATGCTGATGAAAAACTCACTCATGAATCACTGTATAAATGGCATAAAACCTATTTTCCTAATGGGCTATCTGATGGAGAATCAATTGTTGCAGGAGAATATACAAAAGAGAGAATGCAGATACGTAGTGGAAATAAAGTAATTTACATTGCTCCAGAAGTAAAAATGATTCGTCGAGAAATGAATTCATTTATTGCGTGGTTTAATACTGAGTCTTCCATACACCCATTTATAAAATCTGCAATTGCTCACTTATGGTATGAAATAATACATCCTTTCGAAGATGGGAATGGTAGAATAGGGAGAAATTTAGTAGATAAAATACTTGCCAATAGTTTTTCAGATTCCATCCGAACCATTGGTTTTTCTTCTTATATCTCAAGAAATAAAGGGGAGTATTACCGTCAGTTAGAGTTCAATTCTAAAGGTAATATGGATATTACAAGTTTTATTCTCTACTTCTTAGGAGCAATTCAAGGGGCAATAGAGTTGTCTAATCAAAAATTAGATAAGCTTTTAAAAAGAGATAACTTTTGGAAAAAATATACTCAAGTAAAATTCAATAATCGTCAGATAAAAGTAATTAATAAAATGCTTGAAGATGATTTTGAAGGAGGTATGAATAATCGAAAATGGAGCAGAATGACGAAATGCTCTTTCCAGACAGCAACAAGAGATATTGAGTATTTAATTGGATTGGGAATATTGGTGAAATCTTCTGCAGGAGATAGGAACAAGAATTTTGTTTTGAAGTAA
- a CDS encoding transposase, whose translation MRKKRTAYDKEFKQMVVNLHKTGKSIQEVGRELELNTNMVARWIREEEKYGENSFQGNGKPVMTDLEYENARLRKALKEAEEEREILKKAVSIFSRSDNRNTNL comes from the coding sequence ATGAGAAAGAAAAGAACAGCTTACGACAAGGAGTTTAAACAGATGGTTGTTAATCTTCATAAGACAGGTAAATCGATTCAAGAAGTGGGTAGAGAATTAGAATTAAATACTAATATGGTAGCTCGTTGGATCAGAGAGGAAGAAAAATATGGAGAGAATAGTTTTCAAGGAAATGGCAAGCCTGTAATGACAGATCTTGAATATGAAAATGCACGATTACGTAAAGCTTTAAAAGAAGCAGAAGAGGAACGTGAGATATTAAAAAAGGCTGTAAGCATCTTCTCCAGGAGCGACAACAGAAATACCAATTTATAA
- a CDS encoding GTP cyclohydrolase: MKTLNIFKRSSIVFFALSTFLFTSCDDNEDLPPEEHDHETITDVKLIFTNTQDASDVVTALAQDEDGEGAKPLEIKDEITLGSNKTYSLTFEILNTLGHDDHDDHEEEHDDHDDGDEHHDEHEEEGENIGAEIVEEADEHQFFYAFTENAFTTPTGNGNIDNASDPINYEDKDSNGLPLGFETSWTTSSALNRGEFRVRLMHQPDGLKTEDSSAEISDPDFDLTFVLNIQ; encoded by the coding sequence ATGAAAACTTTAAACATTTTTAAAAGAAGCAGTATTGTATTTTTTGCTCTATCAACATTCTTATTTACTAGCTGTGATGACAACGAAGATCTTCCACCAGAAGAGCATGATCATGAAACAATCACAGACGTAAAATTAATCTTTACAAATACTCAAGATGCTAGTGATGTAGTAACAGCTTTAGCACAAGATGAAGATGGAGAGGGTGCAAAACCTTTAGAAATTAAAGATGAAATTACATTAGGTTCGAATAAAACTTATTCTCTGACTTTTGAAATCTTAAACACCTTAGGACATGACGATCATGATGATCATGAAGAGGAACATGATGATCACGATGATGGAGATGAACATCATGACGAACATGAAGAAGAAGGTGAAAATATTGGAGCTGAAATAGTTGAAGAAGCAGACGAACATCAATTCTTCTATGCCTTCACTGAAAATGCTTTCACTACTCCTACAGGAAACGGTAATATTGATAATGCCAGTGATCCTATCAACTATGAGGATAAAGATAGTAATGGTTTACCTCTTGGATTTGAAACTTCATGGACTACATCTTCTGCATTAAATAGAGGTGAGTTTAGAGTACGTTTAATGCATCAGCCTGATGGTCTTAAAACGGAAGATTCTTCTGCTGAAATTAGTGATCCAGATTTCGATCTAACTTTTGTATTAAATATTCAATAA
- a CDS encoding Fur family transcriptional regulator, with product MNDKLSIPEYLIKHGVRKTSFRIELLEIFRNNRRGLSHRDIKSQVKSSTDKVTIYRALDTFLDKGIIHKVPDANNVSRYALTKTSCNHKDHNHAHFICKKCEGTFCLNEFELPIYNDTKGFNIKNTNLILEGVCPDCSPIIN from the coding sequence ATGAATGATAAATTGAGTATTCCAGAATACCTCATAAAACATGGAGTAAGGAAGACATCTTTTAGAATAGAGTTATTAGAAATATTTCGTAATAATAGGCGAGGACTTTCACATAGAGATATCAAAAGTCAAGTAAAATCGTCGACAGATAAAGTAACGATTTATAGGGCGTTAGATACATTTTTAGATAAAGGTATAATACATAAAGTACCAGATGCTAATAATGTTTCTAGGTATGCACTAACAAAAACAAGCTGCAATCATAAAGACCACAATCATGCACATTTTATATGTAAAAAGTGTGAGGGAACATTCTGTTTAAATGAATTTGAACTACCAATCTATAACGACACTAAAGGTTTTAATATTAAGAACACTAACTTAATTTTAGAAGGTGTTTGTCCAGACTGTAGTCCTATTATTAATTAG
- the hisI gene encoding phosphoribosyl-AMP cyclohydrolase, whose protein sequence is MIQGSSKNELEEVLIPQLQFSKRGGLLPVIVQEFDSGQVLMLGYANEEAFQKTLKVRKATFWSTSRKKLWTKGETSGNYLLIKNIMVDCDQDAIIYQVELMGDGVCHTFNQKGKNRKACFYRNYTIEKNELEFIEGME, encoded by the coding sequence ATGATACAAGGCAGTTCAAAAAATGAATTAGAAGAAGTACTGATACCTCAACTTCAATTTTCTAAAAGAGGAGGCTTATTACCTGTCATTGTTCAAGAATTTGATTCGGGACAAGTACTAATGTTAGGATATGCCAACGAAGAAGCTTTTCAGAAAACACTTAAAGTAAGAAAAGCGACATTTTGGTCTACTTCTAGAAAAAAGTTGTGGACCAAGGGAGAAACTTCTGGCAACTATCTTCTAATAAAAAACATAATGGTGGACTGTGATCAAGACGCTATCATCTATCAAGTAGAATTGATGGGTGATGGCGTTTGTCATACATTCAATCAAAAAGGAAAAAATAGAAAAGCGTGTTTCTATAGAAATTATACTATCGAAAAAAACGAATTGGAGTTTATTGAAGGAATGGAGTAA
- a CDS encoding TonB-dependent receptor gives MKKLCFLFFYFVPYLLTFGQSLTLCNYELNGIVRDIETNEALAFVLVSIKGTNHYTLTNSEGAFQLDGLCETSNCLVISCNGYCATTCDASCEVHHSEKQKPVIYLKPDIIALNEVTISEIEESTGTITIAQNSINKESLAINPTQTLASALSNIDGVTFSSVGNNVQLPVIHGLYGNRILVLNNGLKHGFQNWGSDHAPEIDITTANNVTVIKGAAGVKYGPEALGGAVIVEANPLNFNQPLHVGAGTGYQTNGKGYYVNSEINEGFENLSYHIGGNYTRIGDRHTPDYSLTNSGKEEKSFNAGVKYKFKDFDFLSYYSFIDQNLALLRSSVAESGDSFIKAINADKPLIIRPFSYDINEPSQATQHHLIKGEANWWYSDDSKLTFRIGRQLNKRKEFDVRRNAELPIIDLKLTTSDYQLEWNHKKGNKLDGLMGIQFFTQDNNNNPGTNTTAFIPNYNTTRLSGFLIESFARNQNTFEIGLRADYENNNVRGRDIHQNIFRDDYSFTNVTTSLGYIRQINEQTSFRTNFGTAWRTPNVEELYSFGQHGFKITYGMLRYNFDENGNISTRKVQLLSESNVKPEKGYKWINELSHQEGRNTFTITAYSHYIQNYVYERPFGVLGTLRGPMPGFIFDQADALFIGGDFTWQKQWSPTTNGTFGISYLWSKNVEKNEPLINQPPITTHYTLRWNLKPFWILESSNLSVKPSYTFQQFQAPRTIPPEDIIDGNVEITPESEIFDYKDAPEGYFLFDISYGFKIKQFTASIAVQNVFNTRYRNYLNSMRYFADETGRNFLFSLKYNFNAKSDNK, from the coding sequence ATGAAAAAGCTCTGTTTTTTATTCTTCTATTTTGTTCCATACCTGCTCACTTTTGGTCAAAGTTTAACTCTTTGCAATTATGAGTTAAATGGTATTGTGCGTGATATAGAAACTAATGAAGCTTTGGCATTTGTATTGGTTAGTATAAAAGGAACAAATCATTATACATTAACAAATAGCGAGGGTGCTTTTCAATTGGATGGTTTATGTGAAACGTCAAATTGTTTGGTGATTTCTTGCAATGGGTACTGTGCTACTACTTGTGACGCATCTTGTGAGGTGCATCATTCAGAAAAACAAAAACCTGTTATCTACCTTAAACCAGATATTATTGCTTTAAATGAAGTCACAATATCAGAAATAGAAGAAAGTACAGGTACTATTACTATTGCACAAAACTCAATCAATAAAGAAAGTTTAGCAATTAACCCTACACAAACTTTAGCCTCTGCCCTATCAAATATTGATGGAGTAACATTTTCGTCAGTTGGTAACAACGTACAACTCCCAGTTATTCATGGTCTATATGGTAATAGAATCTTGGTACTGAATAATGGATTAAAACATGGTTTTCAGAATTGGGGTTCAGATCATGCTCCAGAAATTGATATTACAACGGCTAATAATGTAACTGTAATTAAAGGGGCTGCTGGTGTAAAATATGGACCAGAAGCTTTAGGTGGGGCTGTAATTGTAGAAGCAAATCCATTAAATTTTAATCAACCTTTACACGTTGGTGCTGGAACAGGTTACCAAACTAATGGCAAAGGATATTATGTAAATTCTGAAATTAATGAAGGTTTTGAAAATTTAAGCTATCACATAGGCGGAAATTATACACGTATAGGAGATAGACATACACCAGATTATTCTTTAACAAATTCTGGCAAAGAAGAGAAGTCTTTTAATGCTGGGGTGAAGTACAAATTCAAAGATTTTGACTTCTTAAGTTATTATAGTTTTATCGATCAAAACTTAGCATTACTCAGGTCTTCAGTAGCTGAAAGTGGAGATTCTTTTATAAAAGCAATTAATGCTGATAAGCCTTTAATTATAAGACCTTTCTCTTACGATATCAATGAGCCTAGTCAGGCTACTCAACATCATTTAATTAAAGGAGAAGCAAATTGGTGGTATTCTGATGACAGTAAATTGACTTTTAGAATTGGACGACAATTAAATAAGCGTAAAGAATTTGATGTAAGGAGAAATGCAGAACTCCCAATTATCGATTTAAAATTAACTACCTCTGATTATCAGTTAGAATGGAACCATAAAAAAGGAAACAAACTAGATGGACTTATGGGAATACAGTTTTTTACGCAAGATAACAACAACAATCCTGGTACAAATACTACTGCATTTATCCCTAATTATAATACTACAAGATTAAGTGGTTTTTTAATAGAAAGCTTTGCTCGTAATCAGAATACTTTTGAAATAGGACTACGTGCCGATTACGAAAACAATAATGTAAGAGGTAGAGATATTCATCAGAATATTTTTAGAGATGATTATAGTTTTACGAATGTCACGACCTCTCTAGGCTACATTCGTCAGATAAATGAACAGACGAGTTTTAGAACCAATTTTGGAACCGCATGGCGTACACCAAATGTAGAAGAACTTTACAGTTTTGGGCAACATGGTTTTAAAATAACCTATGGAATGCTCCGCTATAATTTTGATGAAAATGGAAATATTAGCACAAGAAAGGTACAGTTACTATCAGAAAGCAATGTAAAACCTGAGAAAGGGTATAAATGGATCAATGAATTGAGTCATCAAGAGGGTCGTAATACTTTTACAATAACAGCCTATTCTCATTATATCCAAAACTATGTTTATGAACGCCCTTTTGGTGTTCTCGGAACTTTAAGAGGGCCAATGCCTGGTTTTATTTTTGACCAAGCAGATGCACTCTTTATTGGTGGTGACTTTACATGGCAAAAACAGTGGTCTCCTACTACGAATGGTACATTTGGTATTAGTTATTTATGGTCAAAAAATGTAGAAAAAAATGAACCTCTAATCAACCAACCTCCTATTACTACGCACTATACTTTAAGGTGGAATTTAAAGCCTTTTTGGATCTTAGAATCTTCAAATTTATCAGTGAAACCCAGCTATACTTTTCAACAATTTCAAGCACCAAGAACTATTCCTCCGGAAGATATTATTGATGGAAATGTCGAGATCACACCCGAATCCGAAATTTTTGATTACAAAGATGCTCCAGAAGGGTATTTTTTATTCGACATCTCTTATGGATTTAAAATCAAACAGTTTACTGCAAGTATAGCTGTACAAAACGTATTCAATACTCGTTATCGAAACTATCTCAACAGCATGAGGTATTTCGCAGACGAAACGGGAAGAAATTTCCTCTTCTCTCTCAAATATAATTTCAACGCTAAATCAGACAACAAATGA
- the folE gene encoding GTP cyclohydrolase I FolE, with protein sequence MKKKEKIKIEAEGDNHIMTSVDTPMLPNAFEKSDKEKIEIIQEYFGGIMETLGLDLSDDSLKGTPYRFAKMYVKELFAGLDPDKKPSLSVFDNKYQYDKMLIDKNITFSSACEHHFLPIVGKAHVGYISSGKVIGISKINRIVEYYGKRPQVQERMTLQVYNELKNALQTDDIIVIVDAEHLCVSTRGVKDKSSATVTMEYGGKFTDSSYREEFIRLLE encoded by the coding sequence ATGAAGAAGAAGGAAAAAATAAAAATCGAGGCTGAAGGTGATAATCACATCATGACGAGTGTAGACACACCTATGCTCCCAAATGCTTTTGAAAAAAGTGATAAAGAAAAAATTGAGATAATTCAGGAATACTTTGGCGGTATTATGGAAACACTTGGGCTTGATCTTTCAGATGATAGTTTGAAGGGTACTCCTTATCGTTTTGCAAAAATGTATGTAAAAGAACTTTTTGCCGGACTAGACCCAGATAAAAAACCTTCTCTATCCGTTTTCGATAATAAATACCAGTATGATAAAATGTTGATTGATAAGAACATCACTTTTTCTTCTGCATGTGAACATCACTTTTTACCAATTGTAGGAAAAGCGCATGTTGGTTACATCTCTTCTGGGAAAGTTATTGGTATTTCTAAAATTAATAGAATTGTAGAATATTACGGAAAACGTCCTCAGGTGCAAGAACGTATGACATTACAGGTTTATAATGAATTAAAAAATGCACTCCAAACAGATGATATTATAGTTATTGTAGATGCAGAACACCTTTGTGTTTCTACACGTGGTGTAAAAGATAAATCAAGTGCTACGGTAACGATGGAATATGGAGGGAAATTTACTGATTCTTCTTACAGAGAGGAGTTTATTAGGTTATTAGAATAA
- a CDS encoding AbiH family protein → MNKNGLTEDTNHLILIGNGFDMAHGMKTSYGDFLKSLFPIDKINEELGKFVGNYFFRDWSRGNRLVCSENIEVGQVIISLHTYRSKSNESYELRKVSDKELTDNKARPDLRIDIHPVLRDHFKEIFNDFPNYTFTVNSKNFFLERLIIDSKEKGWVEIEKFYYERLLSTIQNEKPNSELLQKYNQGFKEVRSELINYLKKEEKAFLNLRRKKSNDNWVESIRLPLLNSIPLKHFYKVIEEDPYSRGKVMFDRNPDGKNEYELPFQIAKNSVIVNFNYTRTPLIYTEQYNQGAYNWEHIHIHGSLEEEEYIIFGYGNEYDKHIKQIEELEVDAYLEFIKSNLYKRQSNLDKVLDYLDTGKYYVTILGLSCGLSDKTLLKEIFEHDNCLKICAHPFNEVDKDGNIIKNGHRALSNSIYRNFTKKELYRERLISEDQTEPYSIRVIEKE, encoded by the coding sequence ATGAACAAAAACGGACTAACAGAAGATACAAACCATCTTATCTTAATAGGCAATGGGTTTGATATGGCTCATGGGATGAAAACATCTTATGGAGATTTTTTAAAGTCTTTATTTCCTATTGATAAAATAAATGAGGAGCTAGGTAAATTTGTTGGGAACTATTTTTTTAGAGATTGGAGCAGAGGAAATAGACTGGTATGTAGCGAAAATATTGAAGTAGGACAAGTTATTATATCATTACATACTTATCGTTCAAAAAGTAATGAATCTTATGAATTAAGAAAAGTGAGTGATAAAGAACTTACAGATAATAAAGCAAGACCTGATCTTAGAATAGATATACATCCTGTTTTAAGAGATCATTTTAAAGAAATATTTAATGATTTTCCAAATTACACTTTTACTGTTAATTCGAAAAACTTTTTTCTAGAGAGGTTGATAATTGATTCAAAAGAAAAAGGATGGGTAGAAATAGAGAAATTTTATTATGAACGGTTATTGAGTACAATTCAAAATGAGAAGCCTAATTCAGAATTATTACAAAAGTATAATCAAGGTTTTAAAGAAGTAAGAAGTGAGTTAATCAATTATCTTAAAAAAGAAGAGAAAGCTTTTCTAAATTTAAGAAGAAAAAAATCTAATGATAATTGGGTAGAGTCAATCAGGCTGCCACTTTTAAACTCTATTCCTCTTAAACATTTTTATAAAGTTATAGAAGAAGATCCATATTCTAGAGGCAAAGTGATGTTTGATAGAAATCCTGATGGAAAGAATGAATATGAACTACCTTTTCAAATAGCAAAAAATAGTGTTATTGTCAACTTTAACTATACAAGAACTCCATTGATATACACAGAACAATATAATCAAGGAGCTTATAATTGGGAACATATCCATATTCACGGATCATTAGAAGAAGAGGAATATATAATTTTTGGTTATGGAAACGAATATGATAAACATATAAAGCAGATAGAGGAATTAGAAGTTGATGCTTATCTCGAATTCATAAAGTCAAATCTATACAAAAGACAAAGTAACCTTGATAAGGTTTTAGATTATTTAGATACAGGAAAATACTATGTTACAATTCTAGGTTTATCGTGTGGATTAAGTGATAAAACCTTGTTGAAGGAGATTTTTGAACATGATAATTGCCTAAAGATTTGTGCACATCCTTTTAATGAAGTAGATAAAGATGGAAACATCATAAAAAATGGTCATAGAGCTTTATCAAATAGTATATATAGAAATTTTACTAAGAAAGAATTATATCGAGAAAGGCTTATTTCTGAAGATCAAACGGAACCATATTCAATAAGAGTTATTGAAAAGGAATAG
- a CDS encoding LytR/AlgR family response regulator transcription factor, with translation MSTYKTLILDDEPISRRITKNFLSQIDNYEVVGEAADAKVGFAEVMKQDVDLLFLDIEMPEISGLDFLRSLAKPPKVIIISAHRQYAIEGFDLNVVDYLLKPVAIDRFKLALQKFEEQVEQKKEIQHFKDDYLFIRSERKHYKIDFKSITYIESQGDYLIIKNNKGDSWKTKETIGGIADRLPHYFLRIHRSFIVNMDHVTALNREVVEIEKEMLPVSKSFRESVLQFFEKGNG, from the coding sequence ATGTCTACATATAAAACACTAATTTTAGATGATGAACCTATTTCTAGAAGGATTACTAAAAATTTTCTTTCTCAGATAGATAATTATGAGGTTGTAGGAGAAGCCGCTGATGCTAAAGTTGGTTTTGCTGAGGTGATGAAACAAGATGTTGATTTACTTTTTCTTGATATTGAAATGCCTGAAATTTCTGGTTTAGACTTTTTAAGATCGTTAGCCAAACCTCCAAAGGTGATTATAATTTCAGCTCATAGGCAATACGCAATAGAAGGTTTTGATTTAAATGTGGTTGATTATTTATTAAAACCTGTAGCTATTGATCGGTTTAAGTTGGCTTTGCAAAAATTTGAAGAACAGGTTGAGCAAAAGAAAGAAATTCAACATTTTAAAGATGATTATCTTTTTATACGCTCTGAACGTAAGCATTATAAGATCGATTTTAAATCAATTACTTATATAGAAAGTCAAGGTGATTATTTGATTATCAAAAATAATAAAGGTGATAGCTGGAAAACAAAAGAAACTATTGGAGGTATTGCCGATCGTCTGCCTCATTATTTTCTAAGAATTCATCGTTCTTTTATAGTCAATATGGATCATGTGACTGCATTAAATAGAGAAGTTGTAGAAATCGAAAAAGAAATGCTACCTGTAAGTAAAAGTTTTAGAGAAAGTGTTCTTCAGTTTTTTGAAAAAGGAAATGGGTAA
- a CDS encoding IS3 family transposase produces the protein MKAYTGTFAVEKMCKLLSICRSSYYDWLNRKESKRTISDRSISNEIKAIYKESQGRFGSPKVTKILNNNGFHVSRPKVARMMKKEGLRNIISRKFKVQTTLSDHDLRISPNLLDRNFNPHLPSKAWVSDITYLWTSNGWTYLTIIMDLFDRQIIGWSISDTMTMDETVNRAWEMAILNRKPSHGLIFHSDRGVQYASKSFRRILSNHNVAQSMSRKDLRLRG, from the coding sequence ATAAAAGCTTATACAGGTACTTTTGCTGTTGAGAAGATGTGTAAATTATTATCCATTTGCCGTAGTAGTTACTATGATTGGTTGAATAGAAAAGAATCAAAAAGAACAATTTCAGATAGAAGTATTTCGAATGAAATAAAAGCTATATATAAAGAATCACAGGGAAGGTTCGGAAGTCCTAAAGTAACCAAAATATTAAATAATAATGGTTTCCATGTCTCTAGACCTAAAGTAGCTAGAATGATGAAAAAAGAGGGTTTAAGAAATATTATAAGTCGAAAATTTAAAGTTCAAACCACTTTATCAGATCATGATTTGAGAATATCTCCAAATCTTTTAGATCGAAACTTCAATCCACATTTACCATCTAAAGCGTGGGTGTCTGATATCACTTATTTATGGACTTCTAATGGATGGACTTACCTGACAATCATTATGGATTTATTTGATAGACAAATTATAGGTTGGTCCATATCAGATACAATGACTATGGATGAAACGGTAAACCGAGCATGGGAAATGGCTATATTAAATAGAAAACCATCTCATGGTTTAATCTTTCATTCTGATCGAGGTGTACAGTACGCTAGCAAGAGTTTTCGAAGAATACTTAGTAATCATAATGTGGCACAAAGTATGTCTAGAAAGGATTTGAGATTAAGAGGATAA